Proteins from a genomic interval of Polaribacter sejongensis:
- a CDS encoding DMT family transporter gives MKNFVNNKWFLLLVIALTWGSSFMLIKKSLVVFTPYEIGAIRVVGSGLLLGVIGIPALFKMSKKTILWVTIAGFFGNFLPMFLFPIAQTKVSSSLAGILDSLVPIFVLVFGFLLFGIKSKKTQMLGAVIGFLGAASIIYFSEANTEDSNFWYVMLVVLAGASYGVNALVIKERIPNLNAIKLTAAVYSIWAIPSLVILYFTGFVQNFEMKPEFTEPLSYLAFLTVFGTTIAMLLYFKLIQDTSAVFASTASYLLPIVAVIWGVLDGEKFTFWYVFGGALILIGIYLIREKKKDPKLVPRG, from the coding sequence ATGAAAAACTTTGTAAATAATAAATGGTTTTTATTACTTGTAATTGCATTGACATGGGGAAGTTCCTTTATGTTGATAAAAAAATCATTGGTAGTTTTTACACCTTATGAAATTGGAGCAATACGAGTTGTTGGCTCTGGGCTACTATTAGGCGTTATTGGTATTCCTGCACTTTTTAAAATGTCGAAAAAGACAATTTTATGGGTAACAATTGCTGGTTTCTTCGGTAATTTCTTACCGATGTTTTTGTTTCCAATTGCCCAGACTAAAGTAAGTAGTTCCTTGGCAGGTATTTTAGATTCTTTGGTTCCTATTTTTGTGTTGGTTTTTGGCTTTTTGTTATTTGGAATTAAAAGCAAAAAAACACAAATGCTTGGTGCCGTAATTGGTTTTCTAGGAGCTGCAAGTATTATCTATTTCTCTGAAGCAAATACAGAAGACTCTAATTTTTGGTATGTTATGTTAGTTGTACTCGCTGGAGCATCTTATGGTGTAAACGCGTTAGTTATAAAAGAAAGAATCCCGAATTTAAATGCTATAAAATTAACTGCTGCTGTGTATTCTATTTGGGCAATTCCATCTTTGGTAATTTTATATTTTACTGGTTTTGTTCAAAATTTTGAAATGAAACCAGAATTTACAGAACCATTAAGTTATTTGGCTTTTTTAACCGTTTTTGGTACCACAATTGCCATGTTATTATATTTTAAATTAATACAAGATACCTCTGCCGTTTTTGCAAGTACCGCAAGTTATTTGCTGCCAATTGTTGCGGTGATTTGGGGCGTTTTAGATGGAGAAAAATTTACTTTTTGGTATGTTTTTGGTGGCGCACTAATTTTAATCGGAATTTACTTAATTAGAGAGAAAAAGAAAGATCCAAAATTAGTTCCTCGTGGGTAA
- a CDS encoding GNAT family N-acetyltransferase, with protein MITIQTVKTEDLKEVLALEQLVFNAGSYPAFVIRQLFDITNNLFILAKENNKILGFAVGALNTNNQKAWVLSLGVHPEARGKQIGKKLTNKLVNLLKDENCLEICLTVHPDNAAAINIYKELGFKGETIIEDYFLENEKRIIMTLKNS; from the coding sequence ATGATTACTATTCAAACCGTAAAAACAGAAGACTTAAAAGAAGTGTTAGCACTTGAGCAACTTGTTTTTAATGCAGGTAGTTACCCTGCTTTTGTAATACGTCAATTGTTTGACATTACTAATAATTTATTTATACTCGCCAAAGAAAATAATAAAATTTTAGGCTTTGCAGTAGGTGCATTAAACACCAATAACCAAAAAGCTTGGGTTCTATCATTAGGTGTGCATCCAGAAGCTAGAGGTAAACAAATAGGAAAGAAACTAACGAACAAGTTGGTCAACCTGCTAAAGGATGAAAATTGTTTAGAAATATGCTTAACAGTTCATCCTGATAATGCTGCAGCAATTAATATTTATAAAGAGCTAGGTTTTAAAGGCGAAACAATTATAGAAGACTATTTTCTAGAGAATGAAAAAAGAATTATTATGACTTTAAAAAATAGCTAA
- a CDS encoding META domain-containing protein, with product MKTKLIIVFTMIAMITISCNSDKKKNKDTLTNSITEKHWQLKTLEGQDVAKADNLEREIFITLNTDTNSLTGFTGCNTISGEFILKEGNRIEFKKMLTTLKMCPDTAVNESELLKIFEIADNYTIKDNILSLNLGRRAPLAVFEAIE from the coding sequence ATGAAAACTAAATTAATAATAGTATTTACAATGATAGCAATGATAACTATAAGTTGTAATTCTGATAAGAAAAAAAACAAGGATACTTTAACGAATTCTATTACAGAAAAACATTGGCAACTTAAAACTCTAGAAGGACAAGACGTTGCCAAAGCAGACAACTTAGAGCGTGAAATCTTTATCACTTTAAATACAGATACAAACAGCCTTACTGGTTTTACAGGTTGTAATACAATTTCTGGAGAATTTATTTTAAAAGAAGGCAATAGAATTGAATTTAAAAAAATGCTAACAACTTTAAAAATGTGTCCAGATACAGCTGTTAATGAATCTGAATTATTAAAAATATTTGAAATAGCAGACAACTACACAATTAAGGATAACATTCTATCATTAAACCTTGGAAGAAGAGCTCCTTTAGCTGTTTTTGAAGCTATTGAATAA
- a CDS encoding FMN-binding glutamate synthase family protein, whose product MKVREYFIIISILITAAVIVIAQFWFPIVWSFLLIGPLIILGLFDVFQTKHTIRRNFPLLGRFRYILESVRPEIMQYFVETDTEGRPLNRILRSLVYRRAKGENDTEPFGTQMDLYHSGYEWLEHSMYAKNNPKEIEEFPRLLIGGKDCKQPYSSSLLNISAMSFGSLSKNAVLALNKGAKMGNFAHNTGEGAISEYHLEHGGDLIWQVGTGYFGCRNEDGTFNETTFKENAIKPSVKMIEIKLSQGAKPGHGGILPASKNTEEIAKIRHVKPGIAVHSPPSHSAFSNPIEFMYFIKRLRELSDGKPIGFKLCLGRKQEFMDFCEAMIFTGIQPDFITVDGGEGGTGAAPVEFSNSMGMPLREGLIFVHDTLVGFGLRKDIKVIVAGKIISGFHMARAISLGADGCNSARAMMLAIGCIQALQCNSNTCPVGVATQNKSLVKGLVVEDKAPRAKRYHDATIHSFLELVAAAGLNEPSELTRDHISKRVGLYNVKTYEEIYPYLKEGCLLDISTIPLEYKKFFHLTRVMS is encoded by the coding sequence ATGAAAGTTCGTGAATATTTTATAATCATTTCTATTCTTATAACAGCAGCTGTTATTGTTATCGCTCAATTTTGGTTTCCAATTGTTTGGTCTTTCTTATTGATTGGACCGTTAATTATTTTAGGGCTTTTTGATGTTTTTCAAACAAAGCATACTATTAGACGTAATTTTCCATTATTAGGTAGGTTTAGATATATTTTAGAATCTGTAAGGCCAGAAATTATGCAGTATTTTGTAGAAACAGATACTGAGGGGAGACCATTAAACCGAATTTTAAGATCTTTAGTTTATAGAAGAGCAAAGGGAGAAAATGATACAGAACCTTTTGGAACTCAGATGGATTTGTACCATTCTGGTTATGAATGGTTAGAGCATTCTATGTATGCGAAAAATAATCCAAAAGAAATTGAAGAATTTCCAAGGTTATTAATTGGTGGTAAAGACTGTAAACAACCCTATTCTTCTAGTTTACTTAATATATCTGCAATGAGTTTTGGATCTTTAAGTAAAAATGCTGTTTTAGCATTGAATAAAGGAGCAAAAATGGGGAATTTTGCACATAATACTGGTGAAGGAGCTATTAGTGAATACCATTTAGAACATGGAGGGGATTTAATTTGGCAAGTTGGTACTGGATATTTTGGTTGTAGAAATGAAGACGGAACTTTTAATGAAACAACTTTTAAAGAAAATGCCATTAAACCATCGGTTAAAATGATAGAAATTAAACTATCACAAGGTGCTAAACCTGGTCATGGTGGAATTTTACCAGCTTCTAAAAATACTGAAGAAATTGCAAAAATTAGACACGTAAAACCAGGTATTGCGGTGCATTCTCCACCTTCTCATTCTGCTTTCTCTAACCCAATTGAATTTATGTATTTTATTAAAAGGTTAAGAGAACTTTCTGATGGAAAACCGATTGGTTTTAAATTATGTTTAGGAAGAAAACAAGAGTTTATGGATTTTTGTGAAGCGATGATTTTTACAGGAATACAACCAGATTTTATTACTGTTGATGGTGGAGAAGGAGGAACTGGTGCAGCACCTGTAGAATTCTCTAATTCAATGGGAATGCCATTGCGTGAAGGTTTAATTTTTGTACACGATACGCTAGTTGGTTTTGGATTAAGAAAAGATATTAAAGTAATTGTGGCAGGTAAAATTATATCAGGTTTTCACATGGCTAGAGCCATTTCTTTAGGAGCAGATGGCTGTAATAGTGCACGTGCAATGATGCTTGCAATTGGTTGTATCCAAGCGTTACAGTGTAATTCTAATACTTGTCCTGTTGGTGTGGCAACTCAAAATAAATCTTTAGTTAAAGGATTGGTTGTAGAGGATAAAGCACCAAGAGCAAAAAGATATCACGACGCTACTATTCATAGTTTTTTAGAACTGGTTGCAGCTGCAGGTTTAAATGAACCTAGTGAACTAACAAGAGATCATATTAGTAAAAGAGTAGGTTTATATAATGTAAAAACTTACGAAGAAATTTATCCTTATTTAAAAGAAGGGTGTTTGCTTGATATAAGTACGATTCCTTTAGAATATAAAAAATTCTTTCATCTTACAAGAGTTATGAGTTAG
- a CDS encoding GNAT family N-acetyltransferase: MKIYKLETVNDHILKAFIKLIPQLSTSCILPSQKDLEDIVSSNNTMLFIAEENNNILGTLTLVFNKIPTGNKVWIEDVVVDNTARGKGVGKKLTQFAIEYTANKGIKSINLTSSPDRIAGNELYQKLGFIKRETNVYRLTIE; this comes from the coding sequence ATGAAAATTTATAAGCTAGAAACGGTAAATGACCATATTTTAAAAGCATTTATAAAGTTAATTCCACAACTTAGCACTAGCTGTATTTTGCCTAGCCAAAAAGATTTGGAAGATATTGTTAGCTCTAATAATACGATGCTTTTTATAGCCGAAGAAAATAATAATATTTTAGGGACACTAACACTTGTTTTTAATAAGATACCTACTGGTAATAAAGTTTGGATTGAAGATGTAGTTGTTGATAATACAGCAAGAGGTAAAGGAGTTGGAAAGAAGTTGACTCAATTTGCTATAGAATATACAGCAAATAAAGGTATTAAGAGTATCAATTTAACATCGAGTCCAGATAGAATTGCTGGCAATGAATTATATCAAAAACTAGGTTTTATTAAAAGAGAAACAAATGTTTATCGACTAACAATTGAGTAG